Proteins from a genomic interval of uncultured Desulfuromusa sp.:
- a CDS encoding Rne/Rng family ribonuclease: MTKELVINATSHETRVALLEGGHIAELYIERDRQLGIVGNIYKGKVIRVLPGMQAAFVDIGLAKAAFLYVADVMDEMEQVERTIEGDEELHEQEESTELSSLPPIEDLLTEGQELLVQISKEPIGTKGARITSHISLPGRHLVYMPTVDHIGISRRIESEEERERLRQIIDSMRTPGTGFIVRTVSEGKSEDDLRHDMEFLVGLWENLSRGLDEISAPSLIHSDLDVTSKVLRDILTEDVKRIVVDNVDEYDKIVRFLRTFMPRLNYCIELYKGEEPVFDAYGLEVEISRALGRKVWLKSGGSIIIEQTEALVAIDVNTGRYVGKHNFEDTILKTNLEALKEIAFQLRLRNIGGLIIIDFIDMDKEAHREKVHAALEEALKQDKNKTNILKISELGLVEMTRKRVRESIGRTLCEPCSYCEGKGYVKGKLTIIYEILRELRREMVDLPAGHVTLLAHPDVAGLLIDEERCGLDDLEKLFGRTVSINPRPGFHVEQFEISVG; the protein is encoded by the coding sequence ATGACAAAGGAGTTGGTTATTAATGCCACCTCCCACGAAACCCGGGTTGCCTTGCTTGAAGGTGGTCATATTGCTGAACTTTATATTGAGCGGGATCGGCAGTTGGGGATTGTAGGGAATATCTACAAAGGCAAAGTCATTCGGGTCCTGCCCGGTATGCAGGCGGCATTTGTTGACATCGGCCTGGCGAAAGCAGCATTTCTCTATGTTGCTGATGTTATGGATGAAATGGAGCAGGTTGAAAGAACCATTGAAGGTGATGAAGAATTGCACGAACAGGAAGAGAGTACCGAGCTGTCATCTCTTCCCCCGATAGAAGATCTTCTCACTGAAGGACAGGAACTGCTGGTGCAGATTTCCAAGGAGCCGATCGGCACCAAAGGGGCACGTATCACTTCGCATATTTCTCTCCCCGGTCGCCATCTGGTTTATATGCCGACTGTCGATCACATCGGGATTTCACGGCGGATAGAGAGTGAAGAAGAACGTGAGCGGTTGCGACAGATTATTGATTCGATGCGCACCCCGGGCACAGGTTTTATCGTTCGCACGGTGTCGGAAGGCAAAAGTGAGGATGATCTTCGCCATGATATGGAGTTTCTGGTTGGACTCTGGGAAAATCTCAGCCGTGGGCTGGATGAGATCAGCGCACCCAGTCTGATTCACTCTGATCTGGATGTTACCAGCAAGGTGCTACGGGATATCCTCACGGAAGATGTGAAGAGGATTGTTGTTGATAATGTTGACGAGTACGACAAAATTGTTCGTTTTCTGCGGACCTTTATGCCTCGTTTGAATTATTGTATTGAGCTTTACAAAGGTGAAGAACCGGTCTTTGATGCTTATGGGCTTGAGGTGGAAATATCGCGTGCTCTGGGACGTAAAGTCTGGTTGAAGAGTGGTGGCTCCATCATTATTGAACAGACAGAAGCTTTGGTTGCTATTGATGTCAACACAGGACGATATGTCGGTAAACATAATTTCGAAGACACGATTCTGAAAACGAATCTGGAAGCACTCAAGGAAATTGCTTTTCAGCTGCGGTTACGCAATATCGGTGGCTTAATTATTATTGATTTCATTGATATGGATAAGGAGGCGCATCGGGAAAAGGTGCATGCCGCTTTAGAAGAAGCTTTGAAACAGGATAAAAACAAGACCAATATTCTCAAGATTTCTGAACTGGGTCTGGTTGAAATGACCCGCAAGCGGGTACGGGAAAGTATCGGTCGGACTCTTTGTGAGCCCTGTTCATATTGTGAAGGGAAGGGCTACGTTAAGGGAAAACTGACAATAATTTATGAAATCCTGCGAGAGCTGCGTCGTGAAATGGTTGACCTGCCTGCCGGACATGTGACGCTGCTGGCACATCCGGATGTTGCCGGTCTGCTGATTGACGAGGAACGTTGTGGGCTGGATGATTTGGAAAAACTCTTTGGCCGGACTGTTTCGATTAATCCCCGTCCTGGATTTCATGTCGAACAATTTGAAATTTCTGTGGGTTGA